GCGCTGCTGGCCAAGATCCGAGCCTTGCGGACGTTCGATGCGGACCTGTTCCTGTCGGAAGCCGAGTTCGACGCCGACCCGCAATATATAGGGGTGAACCCCGCGCCTGGCAGGAACCTGCTGGAGCGTTTCGAGGACGAGCTGGCCTTCGTCGAGCAGGACCCGGCCATCGCCTCGGCCCTGGGCGCCCTGCTGGGCGACGGCTACGAGATCCTGCTCAAGAAGCTGATCTGCGGCGTGCCGGCCAGCGTCGTGCCCGACTGGCTGAAGGCCCGCATCGCCGGCAACCCGGTCAACAACCTGGGCGCCTATGTGAAGGCCCCGTTCCGGGACATCACCTATTTCTACGGCATCGACTTCCACCAGGACCTGATCGACTACAAGGACCGGGAAGCCGACTTCATCACCCTGTACGTCTACCTGCACGACGTGGGGACGCACGACGCCCCGCTGTTCCTGCTGGAGGACAGCCACAAGCTGGGCGGGACGCTGTTCCCGCACGATCTCACGAAGAACGAGGCCGGCTGGCTGTACCGCGACGGGCGCGGCCACGAGGTCCAGACCAAGCAACATCTGCTGACCGGCAAGACCGGCTACGCGGCCATGTGGCACGCCTGCACCCTGCACGGCACCCAGCCCGACGCCGCCGACAACGAACGCCTGTCCCTGCGCTATCTGATCGCCCGCAAGCCCGGCGTGGCCGCCCCCGGCATGGACGCCGTCAACGCCACCTTGCTGGGCCCGCTCAGCCTGGACGCCACGCGCAAGGACCTGGACGCGCGCGGCGCCGCCCAGATCAAGGCCAACAGCGTCAACAAGGCTTAGGGCCAGGCTCATTATTTCCACGTCCCGATCGGCGACTTGGCGATCGGCGCGCAGGCCAGGCCCCGGGCCGTGGCCTTGGCGCTGTAGGTGACGCGATAGCCGAACTCGGGCGCGGGCAGGTAGCAGGCCTTGAACCCTGGGGTGGTCACCGACAGGGTCCAGTCGGCGACCTTCGAGCGCAGCAGGTTGTTGCACTGGTCGGCGTTGGCCTTCAGCGGCAGTTCGAAATCGCCGGGAAACGTCGCGCCGGGCTTCTTGCCGACCAGCTTGCCGGTGAAGAACAGCGGGCGCGGGCCGGCCGCGCGCACGCAGACGACGGCCGAGCGGCTATCCGAAGCGACCTGGGCGGGAGGCGGAGCGGCGGCGATCGGCATCAGCGGGTCTCCTTGCAGGTCAACGGGCCAAACAGGCTCTTGCGGTAGACGAAGGTCAGGCGCTGGCCCGACACGAGCGGCCGGGTCGGGCGGCAGATGGTGTCGGCGTGCTTGCCGCCCGCCGCGGCGACGGCGGCCGGGGACTGGCCCGAGCGCACGACCAGCTGCGGCTTGGCCAGCGTCAGCCCGTCGACATTGGCGCAGCCGGTCGCTCCCGCCTCGACGGCCGGAAACGGCGTTTCGGCCAGGGGCGCGCGATAGGTGAGGCTGGTTCCTTCCAGCTTGGCCGTGGTGACCTTGGCGCGCTCGTCGCGCACCAGACCGGACACGGCCGCTTGGGTCGCGTTGGTCAGGCACAGGACGACGGCGGCTTCGATCAGCATGCTAGAGCGTCCTCGCGATCAGCAGCTTCATGATCTCGTTGGTGCCGCCATAGATGCGCTGCACGCGGCTGTCGCGATACATCCGGGCGATCGGATATTCGTTCATGAAGCCGTAGCCGCCGAACAGCTGCAGACAGCGGTCGACGATCTTGTTCTCCAGGTCGGTGACCCAGTACTTGGCCATCGAGGCGGTGGCGGCGTCCAGCTTGCCGGCCAGATGCTGCTCGATGCAGTGGTTGACGAACACCTTGGCCACGGTCGCCTCGGTCTTGCATTCGGCCAGCACGAACTGGGTGTTCTGGAAGTCGATGATCGCCTTGCCGAACGCCTTGCGGTCCTTGACGTAGGCGATGGTCAGCTCCAGCGCCCGCTCGATGGTGGCCATGCCCTGGACGGCGATGTTCAGCCGCTCCTGGGGCAGCTGGCCCATCAGCTGGAAGAAGCCCTGGCCCTCGTCGGTTCCCAGCAGGTTCTCGGTCGGAACCTTGACGTCGTTGAAGAACAGCTCGGACGTGTCCTGGGCTTCGTGGCCCAGCTTGTCGAGATTGCGGCCGCGTTCGAAGCCTTCGGCCCCGTCGGTCTCGACGACGATCAGGCTGGTGCCGCGCGCGCCGGCGGTCGGGTCGGTCTTGACGACGACGATGATCAGGTTCGCCGTTTGCCCGTTGGTGATGAAGGTCTTGGACCCGTTGATCACGTACTGGTTGCCGACGACCTTGGCGGTGGACTTGATGCCTTGCAGGTCCGAGCCCGCGCCGGGTTCGGTCATGGCGATCGCGCCGACCAGCTCGCCGGTGCACAGGCGCGGCAGCCAGCGCTGCTTCTGCTCCTCGGTCCCGTAGTGGAAGATGTAAGGGGCGACGATGGCGTTGTGCAGGCTGATGCCGAAGCCGTCGACGCCCTTCAGGCCCAGCTGCTCCATCAGCACGGCCTCGTGGCGATAGTCGCCGCCGGCCCCGCCGTATTCCTCGGGAACGGTCAGGCCCAGCAGTCCTGCCCGGCCCGCCGTGTTCCACATTTCGCGGTCGACGACGTGGTTCTTGCGCCACGTCGCCACCACGGCCTCGGGGGCGTGCTCGTCGAAGAACTTGCCGACCGCGTCCTCGAAGATCGCGATGTCCTCTTCGGCCATGAAGGCCGGCTTTTCGACGTTGAGCACGCCCATGATCAGAAGGCCTCCGCGGGCAGGGCCATCAAGGTTTCCGAGCCCGTCTTCAGCTTGGCCAGATGCGCCCCAGCGTCAGGCAAGACCCGCTCGATGAAATATTTCGCCGTCGTGATCTTGGTGGTGAAGAACGGGTCGGACGAGCCGCCCGCGATCTTGGCGTTGGCCGCCTTGACCATCAGGCACCACATGTAGGCCAGGCCGGTGAGGCCGAAGAGGTGCATGTAGTCGGTCGAGGCCGCGCCGGCGTTGTCGGGGTTCTGCAGGCCGTTCTGCATCAGCCACATCGTGCCGTCCTGCAGCTGGGCCTTCACGCCGGCCAGGGCGTCGACGAAGGGCTTGAGGCCCGGATCGCTGTCGTTCTCGCCGATGAACTGGTCGATTTCCTGGAAGAAGGTCATCACGCCGCGACCGCCCTTGGCGGCCAGCTTGCGGCCGACCAGGTCCAGGGCCTGAACGCCGTTGGTGCCTTCGTAGATCAGGGCGATGCGGACGTCGCGCAGGTACTGGCTGACCGGGAAGTGCTCGGTGAAGCCGCTGCCGCCGTGCACCTGCATGGCGTCCGAGCAGATCTTGAAGCCCTTGTCGGTCAGGTAGCCTTTCAGCACCGGCGTCATCAGGCCCATATAGTCCTCGGCCTTGGCGCGCACGGCCTCGTCCGGGTGATGGTGGGCCAGGTCGCCGTGCAGGGCGGTCCAGAACAGGAAGGCGCGGCCGCCTTCGATCAGGGCCTTGCTCTCCAGCAGCATGCGACGCACGTCCGGGTGGACCAGGATCGGGTCGG
The window above is part of the Caulobacter soli genome. Proteins encoded here:
- a CDS encoding phytanoyl-CoA dioxygenase family protein; translated protein: MTAAERSTDAAHPVVSDFIARGYHVFGGGVDPAAASALLAKIRALRTFDADLFLSEAEFDADPQYIGVNPAPGRNLLERFEDELAFVEQDPAIASALGALLGDGYEILLKKLICGVPASVVPDWLKARIAGNPVNNLGAYVKAPFRDITYFYGIDFHQDLIDYKDREADFITLYVYLHDVGTHDAPLFLLEDSHKLGGTLFPHDLTKNEAGWLYRDGRGHEVQTKQHLLTGKTGYAAMWHACTLHGTQPDAADNERLSLRYLIARKPGVAAPGMDAVNATLLGPLSLDATRKDLDARGAAQIKANSVNKA
- a CDS encoding acyl-CoA dehydrogenase family protein — encoded protein: MGVLNVEKPAFMAEEDIAIFEDAVGKFFDEHAPEAVVATWRKNHVVDREMWNTAGRAGLLGLTVPEEYGGAGGDYRHEAVLMEQLGLKGVDGFGISLHNAIVAPYIFHYGTEEQKQRWLPRLCTGELVGAIAMTEPGAGSDLQGIKSTAKVVGNQYVINGSKTFITNGQTANLIIVVVKTDPTAGARGTSLIVVETDGAEGFERGRNLDKLGHEAQDTSELFFNDVKVPTENLLGTDEGQGFFQLMGQLPQERLNIAVQGMATIERALELTIAYVKDRKAFGKAIIDFQNTQFVLAECKTEATVAKVFVNHCIEQHLAGKLDAATASMAKYWVTDLENKIVDRCLQLFGGYGFMNEYPIARMYRDSRVQRIYGGTNEIMKLLIARTL